A genomic stretch from Oreochromis niloticus isolate F11D_XX linkage group LG11, O_niloticus_UMD_NMBU, whole genome shotgun sequence includes:
- the rragca gene encoding ras-related GTP binding Ca yields the protein MSIQYEVEQLSDSYGVADSFPKDFGYGEEEADIEDSPAPSDSKPRILLMGLRRSGKSSIQKVVFHKMSPNETLFLESTNKIYKDDISSSSFVNFQIWDFPGQVDFFDPTFDYEMIFRGTGALIFVIDAQDDYVEALSRLHLTVSRAYRVNPEINFEVFIHKVDGLSDDHKIETQRDIHQRANDDLVDASLEKLHLSFYLTSIYDHSIFEAFSKVVQKLIPQLPTLENLLNIFISNSGIEKAFLFDVVSKIYIATDSSPVDMQSYELCCDMIDVVIDVSCIYGLKEDGSGSAYDKESMAIIKLNNTTVLYLKEVTKFLALVCILREESFERKGLIDYNFHCFRKAIHEVFEVGVSTPRPAGLQAMGSPCSKAVALNGTPRNTI from the exons ATGTCGATTCAGTACGAGGTGGAACAGCTGTCTGACAGCTACGGGGTTGCGGACTCGTTTCCCAAAGATTTCGGTTATGGTGAAGAGGAGGCCGACATCGAGGACAGCCCGGCACCGTCCGACAGCAAACCCAGGATCCTGCTTATGGGCCTGAGGAGAAGCGGCAAATCGTCGATACAGAAG GTGGTATTTCACAAAATGTCTCCCAATGAGACCTTGTTTCTGGAGAGCACCAACAAGATCTACAAGGACGACATCTCCAGTAGCTCTTTTGTCAACTTCCAGATCTGGGACTTCCCCGGCCAGGTCGACTTCTTTGACCCCACCTTCGACTACGAGATGATCTTCAGAGGAACCGGGGCTTTGATATTTGTTATTGATGCTCAG GATGATTATGTGGAGGCTCTGAGTAGGCTTCATCTCACTGTGTCGCGGGCCTACAGGGTCAATCCAGAGATAAACTTCGAGGTGTTTATCCACAAAGTTGACGGCTTGTCAGATGATCACAAGATCGAAACCCAAAGAGACATCCATCAGAGAGCCAATGATGATCTGGTAGATGCCAGTTTAGAGAAGCTGCATCTCAG CTTTTACTTGACGAGTATTTATGACCACTCAATCTTTGAAGCCTTCAGCAAAGTGGTGCAGAAGCTCATCCCACAGCTCCCCACCTTGGAGAACCTCCTAAATATCTTCATTTCT AATTCAGGGATAGAGAAGGCCTTTCTGTTTGACGTGGTCAGTAAGATCTACATCGCCACAGACAGCTCTCCTGTGGACATGCAGTCCTATGAACTGTGCTGTGATATGATTGATGTGGTTATCGATGTCTCCTGCATCTATGG TCTGAAGGAGGATGGCAGCGGCAGTGCTTATGACAAGGAGTCCATGGCCATCATCAAGCTCAACAACACCACTGTGCTGTACCTGAAAGAGGTCACCAAGTTCCTGGCCCTTGTCTGCATCCTGCGAGAAGAGAGCTTCGAGCGCAAAG GACTAATAGACTACAACTTCCACTGTTTCCGGAAGGCTATCCATGAAGTCTTTGAGGTAGGAGTTTCCACTCCGCGTCCAGCTGGTCTACAGGCAATGGGCTCACCCTGCTCCAAGGCTGTTGCACTCAATGGCACACCACGCAACACCATCTAG
- the LOC100696814 gene encoding c-Myc-binding protein isoform X4: MHRGSYWRGGPDPKREQFRRYLEKAGVVDSLTSVLVSLYEQQEKPNNALEFVKQHLGAVGQTSEDAEALQQEVIDLRQRCARLAGENKELKAKLQRYESVPEDGGTAN, encoded by the exons ATGCACAGGGGCAGTTACTGGAGGGGG GGTCCAGACCCCAAGAGGGAACAGTTTAGGAGATACTTGGAGAAAGCCGGTGTTGTTGACAGTCTAACTAGTG ttCTAGTGTCGCTATATGAACAACAAGAAAAGCCCAACAACGCTTTGGA ATTTGTCAAGCAGCACCTCGGTGCTGTTGGCCAGACTTCAGAAGATGCTGAGGCTCTGCAGCAGGAGGTGATTGATCTCAGGCAAAGGTGTGCACGCTTGGCAGGAGAAAATAAAGAGCTTAAAGCAAAG cTCCAGCGTTATGAATCTGTACCTGAAGATGGAGGCACAGCTAACTAG
- the LOC100696814 gene encoding c-Myc-binding protein isoform X3, with protein MHRGSYWRGQGPDPKREQFRRYLEKAGVVDSLTSVLVSLYEQQEKPNNALEFVKQHLGAVGQTSEDAEALQQEVIDLRQRCARLAGENKELKAKLQRYESVPEDGGTAN; from the exons ATGCACAGGGGCAGTTACTGGAGGGGG CAGGGTCCAGACCCCAAGAGGGAACAGTTTAGGAGATACTTGGAGAAAGCCGGTGTTGTTGACAGTCTAACTAGTG ttCTAGTGTCGCTATATGAACAACAAGAAAAGCCCAACAACGCTTTGGA ATTTGTCAAGCAGCACCTCGGTGCTGTTGGCCAGACTTCAGAAGATGCTGAGGCTCTGCAGCAGGAGGTGATTGATCTCAGGCAAAGGTGTGCACGCTTGGCAGGAGAAAATAAAGAGCTTAAAGCAAAG cTCCAGCGTTATGAATCTGTACCTGAAGATGGAGGCACAGCTAACTAG
- the LOC100696814 gene encoding c-Myc-binding protein isoform X6, with amino-acid sequence MAHYKGPDPKREQFRRYLEKAGVVDSLTSVLVSLYEQQEKPNNALEFVKQHLGAVGQTSEDAEALQQEVIDLRQRCARLAGENKELKAKLQRYESVPEDGGTAN; translated from the exons ATGGCACATTATAAA GGTCCAGACCCCAAGAGGGAACAGTTTAGGAGATACTTGGAGAAAGCCGGTGTTGTTGACAGTCTAACTAGTG ttCTAGTGTCGCTATATGAACAACAAGAAAAGCCCAACAACGCTTTGGA ATTTGTCAAGCAGCACCTCGGTGCTGTTGGCCAGACTTCAGAAGATGCTGAGGCTCTGCAGCAGGAGGTGATTGATCTCAGGCAAAGGTGTGCACGCTTGGCAGGAGAAAATAAAGAGCTTAAAGCAAAG cTCCAGCGTTATGAATCTGTACCTGAAGATGGAGGCACAGCTAACTAG
- the LOC100696814 gene encoding c-Myc-binding protein isoform X5: protein MAHYKQGPDPKREQFRRYLEKAGVVDSLTSVLVSLYEQQEKPNNALEFVKQHLGAVGQTSEDAEALQQEVIDLRQRCARLAGENKELKAKLQRYESVPEDGGTAN, encoded by the exons ATGGCACATTATAAA CAGGGTCCAGACCCCAAGAGGGAACAGTTTAGGAGATACTTGGAGAAAGCCGGTGTTGTTGACAGTCTAACTAGTG ttCTAGTGTCGCTATATGAACAACAAGAAAAGCCCAACAACGCTTTGGA ATTTGTCAAGCAGCACCTCGGTGCTGTTGGCCAGACTTCAGAAGATGCTGAGGCTCTGCAGCAGGAGGTGATTGATCTCAGGCAAAGGTGTGCACGCTTGGCAGGAGAAAATAAAGAGCTTAAAGCAAAG cTCCAGCGTTATGAATCTGTACCTGAAGATGGAGGCACAGCTAACTAG
- the LOC100696814 gene encoding c-Myc-binding protein isoform X2, translating into MLAGREAHQEVAIAPVTARIWDFSVMVVCKCLWQGPDPKREQFRRYLEKAGVVDSLTSVLVSLYEQQEKPNNALEFVKQHLGAVGQTSEDAEALQQEVIDLRQRCARLAGENKELKAKLQRYESVPEDGGTAN; encoded by the exons ATGTTAGCAGGGAGGGAGGCTCATCAGGAGGTCGCCATCGCACCTGTGACGGCTCGTATTTGGGATTTCTCGGTGATGGTGGTCTGCAAATGTTTATGG CAGGGTCCAGACCCCAAGAGGGAACAGTTTAGGAGATACTTGGAGAAAGCCGGTGTTGTTGACAGTCTAACTAGTG ttCTAGTGTCGCTATATGAACAACAAGAAAAGCCCAACAACGCTTTGGA ATTTGTCAAGCAGCACCTCGGTGCTGTTGGCCAGACTTCAGAAGATGCTGAGGCTCTGCAGCAGGAGGTGATTGATCTCAGGCAAAGGTGTGCACGCTTGGCAGGAGAAAATAAAGAGCTTAAAGCAAAG cTCCAGCGTTATGAATCTGTACCTGAAGATGGAGGCACAGCTAACTAG
- the LOC100696814 gene encoding c-Myc-binding protein isoform X1, with product MKLQIGPDPKREQFRRYLEKAGVVDSLTSVLVSLYEQQEKPNNALEFVKQHLGAVGQTSEDAEALQQEVIDLRQRCARLAGENKELKAKLQRYESVPEDGGTAN from the exons ATGAAATTACAAATA GGTCCAGACCCCAAGAGGGAACAGTTTAGGAGATACTTGGAGAAAGCCGGTGTTGTTGACAGTCTAACTAGTG ttCTAGTGTCGCTATATGAACAACAAGAAAAGCCCAACAACGCTTTGGA ATTTGTCAAGCAGCACCTCGGTGCTGTTGGCCAGACTTCAGAAGATGCTGAGGCTCTGCAGCAGGAGGTGATTGATCTCAGGCAAAGGTGTGCACGCTTGGCAGGAGAAAATAAAGAGCTTAAAGCAAAG cTCCAGCGTTATGAATCTGTACCTGAAGATGGAGGCACAGCTAACTAG